The DNA segment GAATAACATCGGCGATGGAGTGCTGAGTTGGAACGAAGTCGTCGCCGACTTTGGATGCGATTCGGCGTCTTCCAGCCTCGATTGTCTGCGTGAAGTGCCCGCAACAGATCTCCAAGCCTTCATCACAGAGGAGAACTTACAATTTCCGCCTGATGAGGACAATATCACCCACACCAATAACGCCTTACCCAACATCATCTCCGGCAAATTTGCCCAAGTTCCCATTCTCATCGGCACGAATCGCGACGAAGGCAGACTTTACACTGGCTCTATCGGAGTCGACAACGTCGACGTTCTCAATCGTTCTTCGGTCGTGGGCTGGATCCAAGACTACGTGATGGTAAATATTAGCACCATCATTGACGAACTCTACCTCACGTATGCGGAAGCAATCTTGTCAGATGCTTTCCTGCTCATCAGTCAGATCCAGACGGATCTCTTGTTCAATTGCCCAACGAAAGCACTCTCGGAAGCTCTGGTATCTGCTCGACAGGGAGCAGGTCAAGAGTCTCACGTTTGGAGATATCGTTACGATGCTGAATTTCCGAATCTCGAGATCTTTCCGAGAGCTGGCGCGTATCATTCGAGCGAGGTTCCTATTGTCTTTGGCACCTATCCCGGGGGAAATGCGACGAATGAGCAGAGGCAGCTGAGTGCCGAGCTGCAGGCGATTTGGGCTGGGATGGGGAGGAACCCGAGTGCTGGACCTGGATGGACAGAGGTCTTCGATGGTGAACAAGAGAAGGATTTGGCGATCATTGGGGCGGAAGCAAATGCTACAGGGTTGTGTCTGACAGATAGGAGAGAAAATGATGCTGCATGTGAAGTATTTCGGCCGCTGTTGGAAGAATTGAGGAAGTTGTACTGAGTGCAGATGGCAGGAGCCACGCACCTGGTGCACCTCTTGGCCGACAATGCGGAGCCAAGTCCTGCCAAATGAAGTTTTCTCCGACTCTCCTCTCTCCGCGCTGCTGCGAGAAGATTCTCTCGACTCGACAAACATGACAATCCATCCACTGCCACGATGACACTTCTTGACACATGTCTCTTGCTTGATCAGCACCGAGTAGCGTGGGGCTACTTGGCGTCACCGCACCCGCTATTGGCTCGGCCATTCACAAGTCCAGGCCATTGATGGCTTCAAAGCTCTGAGAAGCTCAAACCCAGCTGCCATGACATCAGTGACGTAGCTCGCAGAAACCTCGCGCGAGGAATAGCCACGACACAATGAGAGACCACGACGCAACGACGTGCAAAAGTATAAGGCAAGCTAGAAAACGTGGTAAGAAATACGGAAACTCTCTTCTCTCAATCTCAAACTCAACACTTCCTGTCTACCATACAACTACAAACTCATTCACCACGTCCGGAATAATCGCAACTTCCCCTTCTGCTCTAGCCGGCACCATGTCTTCCCTCATCGACAAAGCAAAGAACGTCGTCAGCTCGCACAAGAAGTCCGACGGCAGCTTGCCAAAGGTCCTCTTCGTGCTCAGCAGCCATGATCAGATGGGCGACACTGGAAAGCCCACAGGCTGGTACCTGCCCGAGTTCGCTCATCCATACTACAAGCTTGAAGGCAAAGCCGAGATCGTGATCGCTTCGCCCAAGGGAGGAGCAGCTCCATTGGATCCTTCTTCCGTCGAGATGTTCAAGAGCGATGAGGAGTCCACCAAGTtcttgaaggagaaggaggcatTGTGGAAGAACACCCAGAAGTTGAGCGATTTTGTTGGAAAGGCGAACACATTCGATGCAGTGTTCTACGTGGGTGGACATGGACGTGAGTATCGCCCCTAGTTTTGCAAAGCGAGAGTGGTGTACTGACCTGTGACTCTAGCTATGTTTGATCTCGCAACCGACCCTGTCTCTCATCAACTCATCAAAGAATTCTACGAGTCTGGCAAGGTCGTCTCCGCTGTCTGCCACGGTCCTGCTGCGTTTGTGAACGTGAAGCTTTCTGATGGAAGCTGGCTGGTGCAGGGACAAGAGGTGACTGGTTTCACCAACACAGAGGAGGACCAGGTACAACTTTCTGCTGCCATGC comes from the Cercospora beticola chromosome 4, complete sequence genome and includes:
- a CDS encoding uncharacterized protein (MEROPS:MER0034659); protein product: MSSLIDKAKNVVSSHKKSDGSLPKVLFVLSSHDQMGDTGKPTGWYLPEFAHPYYKLEGKAEIVIASPKGGAAPLDPSSVEMFKSDEESTKFLKEKEALWKNTQKLSDFVGKANTFDAVFYVGGHGPMFDLATDPVSHQLIKEFYESGKVVSAVCHGPAAFVNVKLSDGSWLVQGQEVTGFTNTEEDQVQLSAAMPFMLETELEAHGGKVVKAEPWQPKVVKSGKSNKLITGQNPASASPIGEAILAAL